The following coding sequences are from one Halomicrobium zhouii window:
- a CDS encoding 5-methyltetrahydropteroyltriglutamate--homocysteine methyltransferase codes for MTQVVSTTPGLFPLPDWAKDELSDLKGHQKTDLISGDESAEVADAYDRARREVLDVQTDAGLDRVVEGQLRWDDMIAHPLAVADSVDTRGIVRYYDNNNFYREPVVTGDLEATGDVAAELDAAAEHVDSGLQAVLPGPYSLADLATDEHYGDEAAFLDAVAEFLADEARQFPDVETLFLLEPSLVENAPGDGADERASEAIDRVANAVDADVVAHTYWGAIEEKVYAHLMDADVDAIGFDLIADHEQTVYNVQEYGTKESVALGLVDGQNTLVETPETIRERIDWFADQTAGDYDTVYATANTELFYLPVNKFEAKLSALADAAELEEVQA; via the coding sequence ATGACGCAGGTAGTCTCCACGACGCCCGGCCTGTTCCCGTTACCCGACTGGGCGAAGGACGAACTGTCCGACCTGAAAGGACACCAGAAGACCGACCTCATCAGCGGCGACGAGTCCGCCGAGGTAGCGGACGCGTACGACCGCGCTCGCCGTGAGGTCCTCGACGTACAGACCGACGCCGGCCTCGACCGCGTCGTCGAGGGCCAGCTCCGCTGGGACGACATGATCGCCCACCCGCTGGCCGTCGCCGACTCCGTCGACACCCGCGGCATCGTCCGCTACTACGACAACAACAACTTCTACAGGGAGCCGGTCGTCACCGGCGACCTCGAAGCGACCGGTGACGTCGCTGCCGAACTCGACGCCGCCGCGGAACACGTCGATTCGGGACTTCAGGCCGTCCTCCCGGGCCCGTACTCGCTGGCCGACCTGGCGACCGACGAGCACTACGGCGACGAGGCCGCGTTCCTCGACGCCGTCGCGGAGTTCCTGGCCGACGAGGCCAGGCAGTTCCCCGACGTCGAGACGCTGTTCCTGCTCGAACCCTCGCTCGTCGAGAACGCGCCCGGCGACGGCGCAGACGAGCGGGCCAGCGAGGCCATCGACCGGGTCGCGAACGCAGTCGACGCCGACGTCGTCGCCCACACCTACTGGGGCGCCATCGAGGAGAAGGTGTACGCCCACCTCATGGACGCCGACGTCGACGCCATCGGCTTCGACCTGATCGCCGACCACGAGCAGACCGTCTACAACGTCCAGGAGTACGGCACCAAGGAATCGGTCGCGCTCGGCCTCGTCGACGGGCAGAACACGCTCGTCGAGACGCCCGAGACTATCCGTGAGCGCATCGACTGGTTCGCGGACCAGACGGCCGGCGACTACGACACCGTCTACGCGACGGCGAACACGGAGCTGTTCTACCTGCCGGTGAACAAGTTCGAAGCCAAGCTGTCTGCCCTCGCAGACGCCGCGGAACTCGAGGAGGTGCAAGCCTGA
- a CDS encoding CPBP family intramembrane glutamic endopeptidase has protein sequence MPDGLMTDGGGSTRVTFGVFLLLAFGWSWAFWGPEALVATGYLRRFPTLPALGAFGPSIAGVVVIGWRRGRSGLVELGRRAVDVGFPRWLWLAILGLFPALALVAALVARFSGGDLPTPPWAGQTLAVPIAFAYILFLGGPLQEELGWRGYALDPLVDRFGAVGGSVVLGLLWGCWHLPLFYVPGMTIYYQKPVWGFVASIVMLTVVMTWLYDRTGGSLLAMLLVHTSFNWTTWLIPVLETDPGSLAFVVGQLVVTAVVVVAWRPSRPLRWPLGTT, from the coding sequence ATGCCCGACGGACTGATGACCGACGGAGGCGGCTCCACTCGCGTGACGTTCGGCGTCTTCCTGTTGCTCGCCTTCGGCTGGTCGTGGGCGTTCTGGGGACCCGAGGCGCTGGTCGCGACCGGGTACCTCCGGCGTTTTCCGACCCTGCCCGCGCTCGGTGCGTTCGGTCCGTCGATAGCCGGCGTGGTCGTGATCGGCTGGCGACGCGGGCGCTCCGGGCTGGTCGAACTGGGTCGGCGAGCGGTCGACGTCGGCTTCCCCCGGTGGCTCTGGCTGGCGATCCTCGGACTATTTCCCGCCCTCGCGCTCGTCGCGGCGCTGGTCGCCAGATTCTCGGGTGGCGATCTCCCGACCCCGCCCTGGGCCGGACAAACCCTGGCCGTCCCGATCGCCTTCGCGTACATCCTCTTCCTCGGTGGCCCCCTCCAGGAGGAGCTGGGGTGGCGAGGGTACGCGCTCGACCCGCTGGTCGACCGGTTCGGCGCCGTCGGCGGGAGCGTCGTCCTCGGCCTCCTCTGGGGGTGCTGGCACCTGCCGCTGTTCTACGTCCCCGGTATGACGATCTACTACCAGAAACCGGTCTGGGGGTTCGTCGCGTCCATCGTCATGCTGACCGTCGTGATGACCTGGCTCTACGACCGGACCGGCGGGAGCCTCCTCGCGATGCTGCTCGTGCACACGTCGTTCAACTGGACGACGTGGCTGATCCCCGTACTGGAGACGGACCCGGGATCGCTCGCGTTCGTCGTCGGGCAGTTGGTCGTCACCGCCGTCGTCGTCGTCGCGTGGCGCCCATCGCGGCCGTTACGGTGGCCGCTCGGAACGACGTGA
- a CDS encoding HemK2/MTQ2 family protein methyltransferase has translation MSDGDENSDGEGPQGGDRPSLADRRETPDVYQPAEDSHLLATAARERVSAGDRALDVGTGSGYVASALADAGATVVASDLNPAACEQAAERGLPVVRADLLGPFRDGAFDVVTFNPPYLPTDPDNEWGDWMERALSGGEDGRAAIDPFLDDLDRVLAPDGAAYLLVSSLTDPDAVRERATANGLTATEVDRESHPFETLLVLRLSLAGE, from the coding sequence ATGAGCGACGGAGACGAGAATTCGGACGGAGAGGGACCACAGGGCGGCGACCGACCGTCACTCGCCGACCGCCGCGAGACGCCCGACGTCTACCAGCCCGCAGAGGACTCGCACTTGCTCGCCACGGCCGCTCGCGAGCGTGTGAGCGCGGGCGACCGCGCGCTCGACGTCGGGACCGGGTCGGGCTACGTCGCCAGCGCGCTCGCCGATGCGGGCGCCACCGTCGTCGCCTCGGACCTGAACCCCGCCGCCTGCGAACAGGCGGCCGAACGGGGACTCCCCGTGGTTCGGGCCGACCTGCTCGGCCCGTTCCGCGACGGCGCGTTCGACGTCGTCACCTTCAACCCACCGTACCTCCCGACGGACCCGGACAACGAGTGGGGCGACTGGATGGAGAGGGCGCTCTCCGGTGGCGAGGACGGCCGCGCCGCCATCGACCCGTTCCTCGACGACCTGGACCGGGTGCTGGCCCCCGACGGCGCCGCCTACCTCCTCGTGAGTTCACTCACCGACCCGGACGCCGTCCGGGAACGCGCGACGGCGAACGGGCTAACGGCGACAGAAGTCGACCGGGAGTCCCATCCCTTCGAGACGTTGCTGGTGTTGCGGCTCTCGCTCGCCGGGGAGTGA
- a CDS encoding 16S ribosomal RNA methyltransferase A: MTGRTGTTDDREFRDPDGLRRRAGVRGDPNKDQHFLVDDRVLDRLPGYAVPDSDDGDEPVDPASLDLGHVLEIGAGTGALTDRLLAAADEVTVVERDRKLAKFLREEFADAIEAGDLTVLEGDALDVELPEFDVSVSNLPYGASSEIAFRLLPLGKPLVLMFQKEFAERMAADPGTDDYGRLSVTAGHYADVEVVEIVPAEAFDPKPRVESAVVRTTPRDPDYDVPDDAFFLEFLKAVFTQRRKTMRNAVRNTAHISGLGDPDAVVEAADEELMSKRAGELPPATFADLASLAYEVGEPGGY; the protein is encoded by the coding sequence GTGACCGGCCGAACCGGAACCACGGACGACCGCGAGTTCCGTGACCCCGACGGACTGAGGCGACGCGCCGGCGTCCGGGGCGACCCGAACAAGGACCAGCACTTCCTCGTCGACGACCGCGTCCTCGACCGGCTCCCCGGCTACGCCGTACCGGACAGCGACGACGGAGACGAACCCGTAGATCCGGCCTCCCTGGACCTCGGCCACGTCCTGGAGATCGGCGCCGGGACGGGGGCGTTAACGGACCGACTGCTCGCGGCCGCGGACGAGGTCACTGTCGTCGAGCGCGACCGGAAGCTGGCGAAGTTCCTCCGCGAGGAGTTCGCCGACGCTATCGAGGCCGGCGACCTCACCGTCCTGGAGGGGGACGCGCTGGACGTCGAGCTCCCCGAGTTCGACGTCTCCGTCTCGAACCTCCCCTACGGCGCGTCGAGCGAAATCGCCTTCCGACTGTTACCGCTGGGCAAGCCCCTCGTCCTGATGTTCCAGAAGGAGTTCGCCGAGCGGATGGCCGCCGACCCCGGGACGGACGACTACGGTCGACTCTCCGTCACCGCTGGGCACTACGCCGACGTGGAGGTCGTCGAGATAGTGCCGGCGGAGGCCTTCGACCCGAAGCCCCGGGTCGAGAGCGCCGTCGTCCGGACGACGCCACGGGACCCCGACTACGACGTTCCCGACGACGCGTTCTTCCTCGAGTTCCTGAAGGCCGTCTTCACCCAGCGCCGGAAGACGATGCGCAACGCCGTCCGGAACACTGCCCACATCTCTGGGCTGGGGGATCCAGACGCCGTCGTCGAGGCCGCCGACGAGGAGCTGATGAGCAAACGGGCCGGCGAACTCCCGCCGGCGACCTTCGCCGACCTGGCGTCGCTGGCCTACGAAGTCGGCGAGCCGGGCGGATACTGA
- a CDS encoding DUF655 domain-containing protein encodes MNDSEGGDSGETVVLLDFLPHGKSDDDRPQYQKQPLAYAMGIADFRLYEAVVAEDAGVNIGDRLGIESDAFDRIHEIEYEELSGGAQSELDYAVDDIVHEEEERFVDFYNDAQPITLRLHQLNLLPGIGKKLRNTILDERKRKPFGSFDDIESRVSGLHDPAEVLVERILEELREDDLKYRTFARREEEDE; translated from the coding sequence ATGAACGATTCCGAGGGGGGCGACAGTGGCGAGACGGTGGTCCTGCTGGACTTCCTGCCCCACGGGAAGTCCGACGACGACCGTCCGCAGTACCAGAAACAGCCGCTGGCCTACGCCATGGGGATAGCGGACTTTCGCCTCTACGAGGCCGTGGTCGCCGAGGACGCCGGCGTCAACATCGGCGACCGGCTCGGCATCGAGAGCGACGCGTTCGACCGGATCCACGAGATCGAGTACGAGGAGCTCTCGGGCGGCGCCCAGTCCGAACTCGACTACGCCGTCGACGACATCGTCCACGAGGAGGAAGAGCGCTTCGTCGACTTCTACAACGACGCCCAGCCGATCACCCTGCGGCTCCACCAGCTGAATCTCCTGCCCGGTATCGGGAAGAAGCTCCGTAACACCATCCTCGACGAGCGAAAGCGCAAGCCGTTCGGTAGCTTCGACGACATCGAATCGCGGGTCAGCGGCCTCCACGATCCCGCGGAGGTACTCGTCGAGCGGATCCTCGAGGAACTCCGCGAGGACGACCTGAAGTACCGGACGTTCGCCCGCCGCGAGGAGGAAGACGAGTGA
- a CDS encoding mRNA 3'-end processing factor yields the protein MSLDVSLGRGITLDFADGETFVFDGSDEGDVTVLSHAHGDHTTSANPGELVCSPLTAALATERRNLANPLEAGSHPDVDLRPAGHVAGSRAAYVTDPASGRTVCYTGDVCTRDRLFLDGFDPRPADDLIVETTYGTPEYRLPPTEEVFAEIRDWLRETMDRVVLLYGYALGRAQKLQVLANEGGRDRVFVTDAVADVNRVIETHRDVSFGVDRLDADVDLRPGDAVVVPPHEKRRGFVDGLVGESEAVDAGFSGWAVDSSYRYRRGYDVAFPLSDHCDFGELEALVEAVDPERVFTHHGFADEFARHVTAAFGVESRALKRDQHTLADF from the coding sequence GTGTCCCTCGACGTGTCGCTCGGGCGCGGCATCACGCTCGATTTCGCCGACGGCGAGACGTTCGTCTTCGACGGGAGCGACGAGGGCGACGTCACCGTCCTGAGTCACGCCCACGGCGACCACACCACCAGCGCGAACCCCGGGGAGCTCGTCTGTTCTCCCCTCACGGCGGCGCTCGCGACCGAGCGCCGGAACCTGGCGAACCCGCTCGAAGCCGGGAGCCATCCCGACGTCGACCTCCGGCCCGCCGGCCACGTCGCCGGGTCGCGGGCCGCCTACGTCACCGACCCAGCGAGCGGCCGCACGGTCTGCTACACCGGCGACGTCTGCACCCGCGACCGACTGTTCCTCGACGGCTTCGACCCGCGCCCGGCGGACGACCTGATCGTAGAGACGACGTACGGAACTCCCGAGTACCGGCTGCCGCCCACCGAGGAGGTGTTCGCCGAGATCCGAGACTGGCTCCGGGAGACGATGGACAGGGTCGTCCTCCTCTACGGGTACGCCCTCGGGCGAGCGCAGAAACTCCAGGTGCTGGCGAACGAGGGCGGCCGGGACCGAGTGTTCGTCACCGACGCCGTCGCCGACGTCAACCGGGTGATCGAGACCCATCGCGACGTCTCGTTCGGGGTCGACCGACTCGACGCGGACGTGGACCTCCGCCCGGGCGACGCCGTCGTGGTGCCGCCCCACGAGAAGCGCCGGGGGTTCGTCGACGGCCTCGTCGGCGAGTCCGAGGCCGTCGACGCTGGCTTCTCGGGCTGGGCCGTGGACAGTTCCTACCGGTACCGGCGGGGGTACGACGTCGCCTTCCCCCTCTCGGACCACTGCGACTTCGGCGAACTGGAAGCACTCGTCGAAGCTGTCGACCCGGAACGGGTCTTCACCCATCACGGCTTCGCCGACGAGTTCGCGCGACACGTCACCGCGGCGTTCGGCGTCGAGAGTCGAGCCCTGAAACGCGACCAGCACACGCTCGCCGATTTCTGA
- a CDS encoding RNA polymerase Rpb4 family protein, with protein MTIFKKKLDEEYLTLAETKEILEDIEADRAVDEEREMRYELARAIEHVNRFAELDVEEADEFVDQLRELEKVDEATAYKIANLRPLDRDELRAVFAQERYSLSGDELDEILNVVKQYA; from the coding sequence ATGACCATCTTCAAAAAGAAGCTCGACGAGGAGTACCTGACCCTCGCCGAGACGAAGGAGATCCTCGAAGACATCGAGGCCGACCGCGCGGTCGACGAGGAGCGCGAGATGCGCTACGAGCTCGCGCGCGCCATCGAGCACGTCAACCGCTTCGCCGAACTCGACGTCGAGGAGGCCGACGAGTTCGTCGACCAGCTCCGGGAACTGGAGAAGGTCGACGAGGCGACGGCCTACAAGATCGCGAACCTCCGACCGCTGGACCGCGACGAACTCCGGGCGGTCTTCGCCCAGGAACGGTACTCCCTGTCCGGAGACGAACTCGACGAGATTCTCAACGTCGTCAAGCAGTACGCCTGA
- a CDS encoding 50S ribosomal protein L21e, protein MPSSNGPKKGTRNKLKNTPRERGTSPPQRAIEEFETDEKVHLKTDPSVSDGRFHPRFDGQTGTVVGKQGDAFKVQINDGGKEKTIIVTAAHLRHQE, encoded by the coding sequence ATGCCGAGTTCGAACGGACCCAAGAAAGGAACCCGGAACAAGCTCAAGAACACCCCCCGCGAACGGGGCACCAGCCCGCCGCAGCGCGCCATCGAGGAGTTCGAGACCGACGAGAAAGTCCACCTCAAGACGGACCCCTCCGTGTCGGACGGTCGATTCCACCCGCGCTTCGACGGCCAGACCGGTACCGTCGTCGGCAAGCAGGGAGACGCCTTCAAGGTGCAGATCAACGACGGCGGCAAGGAGAAGACGATCATCGTCACCGCTGCGCACCTTCGACACCAGGAGTAA
- a CDS encoding elongation factor 1-beta, whose product MGKVAAKIKVMPQSPDVDLDALQERLEGALSEGAKINGFERDDVAFGLVALFPTVIVPDDSGGTEAVEEAFTEVEGVESVSVENVGRI is encoded by the coding sequence ATGGGGAAAGTCGCAGCCAAGATCAAGGTCATGCCCCAGAGTCCCGACGTCGACCTCGACGCGCTCCAGGAGCGCCTCGAAGGCGCCCTCTCCGAGGGGGCGAAGATCAACGGCTTCGAGCGCGACGACGTCGCGTTCGGCCTCGTCGCGCTGTTCCCGACGGTCATCGTCCCCGACGACTCCGGCGGAACCGAGGCCGTCGAGGAGGCCTTCACCGAGGTCGAGGGCGTCGAGTCCGTCTCCGTCGAGAACGTCGGCCGCATCTAG
- a CDS encoding HVO_2753 family zinc finger protein — protein MSESQQKRAQKCVSCGINIAGTNAAAFKCPDCGQQIYRCAKCRKQSNLYECPDCGFRGP, from the coding sequence ATGAGCGAGAGCCAGCAAAAGCGGGCGCAAAAGTGCGTCTCCTGTGGCATCAACATCGCCGGGACGAACGCGGCGGCGTTCAAGTGCCCGGACTGTGGCCAGCAGATCTACCGCTGCGCCAAGTGCCGGAAGCAGAGCAACCTCTACGAGTGTCCCGACTGCGGGTTCCGGGGGCCCTGA
- a CDS encoding DUF2391 domain-containing protein, protein MSSRRSGRSADRDVPAPEDEESPDMGDLFDELEELEEFVDDPDERARVREAMRTATEAQDDAVFGRVVWGFDRADLSEAVLGALLFGIPMAVEGGTNEAGEFLATRPVLLAGTVGATVALVVGILYVADIQDVRVRRRILGVIPHRLAGVLGTALVTSVLLLSAWGRVDWADPTVALSTCLIALLPMSIGAALGDILPGS, encoded by the coding sequence ATGAGTTCCCGACGTTCCGGACGCAGCGCCGACAGGGACGTGCCAGCGCCCGAGGACGAGGAGTCGCCGGACATGGGCGACCTCTTCGACGAGCTTGAGGAACTCGAAGAGTTCGTCGACGACCCCGACGAGCGCGCGCGAGTCCGCGAGGCGATGCGAACCGCGACCGAAGCCCAGGACGACGCCGTGTTCGGCCGCGTCGTCTGGGGCTTCGACCGGGCCGACCTCTCGGAAGCGGTCCTCGGCGCGCTCCTCTTCGGCATCCCGATGGCCGTCGAGGGCGGGACCAACGAGGCCGGCGAGTTCCTCGCGACGCGTCCGGTCCTCCTGGCGGGAACGGTCGGCGCCACCGTCGCCCTGGTCGTCGGCATCCTCTACGTCGCCGACATCCAGGACGTGCGCGTCCGGCGTCGGATACTCGGCGTTATCCCTCACCGGCTCGCCGGAGTCCTCGGCACGGCGCTCGTTACGTCGGTGTTGCTGCTGTCTGCCTGGGGACGCGTCGATTGGGCGGATCCGACGGTGGCCCTGAGCACGTGTCTCATCGCGCTCTTGCCCATGAGCATCGGCGCCGCGCTCGGCGACATCCTCCCCGGGAGTTGA
- a CDS encoding 3-hydroxyacyl-CoA dehydrogenase family protein: protein MEVAVLGATGDGRAIASQCALAGHAVRLHDGDANVVMDAIDAIEQRHGDEALAAIDGTTGLDAAVGDADVVVDATEGDERTRRELVADVEETVADETLIATSGDAVSVTGVAAGLRKPGRAVGLHFVDPGESSLVEVVVADQTAETARERAVEFVEGLDGTPLVVRDVPGFASTRLDLALIVEAVRMVEEGVASVPDVDRALELGRDHPAGPLALADEMGLGNVLEALEDLANRLGGRFDPPGLLREKVNDGSLGVTTGEGFYEWENGERVGPADPNPVVRGRPDPESDAGTPPEPGGPMGSDDG, encoded by the coding sequence ATGGAAGTTGCCGTACTTGGCGCCACTGGGGACGGCCGAGCCATCGCGAGCCAGTGCGCGCTCGCGGGCCACGCCGTCCGCCTCCACGACGGGGACGCGAACGTCGTCATGGACGCCATCGACGCTATCGAGCAACGCCACGGGGACGAGGCGCTGGCGGCGATCGACGGGACGACAGGCCTCGACGCCGCGGTCGGCGACGCCGACGTGGTGGTGGACGCGACCGAGGGTGACGAGCGGACGCGACGGGAACTCGTCGCCGACGTCGAGGAGACCGTCGCCGACGAGACGCTGATCGCGACCAGCGGCGACGCGGTGTCGGTGACCGGCGTGGCCGCCGGGCTCCGCAAACCCGGTCGCGCGGTGGGCCTCCACTTCGTCGACCCGGGTGAGTCGTCGCTCGTGGAGGTCGTCGTCGCCGACCAGACCGCCGAGACGGCCCGCGAGCGCGCGGTCGAGTTCGTCGAGGGCCTCGACGGCACGCCGCTGGTCGTCCGCGACGTCCCGGGGTTCGCGAGCACGCGCCTGGATCTGGCGCTGATCGTCGAAGCCGTCCGCATGGTCGAGGAGGGCGTCGCCAGCGTTCCCGACGTGGACCGGGCGCTCGAACTGGGCCGCGACCATCCCGCCGGTCCGCTCGCGCTGGCCGACGAGATGGGGCTGGGGAACGTCCTCGAAGCCCTCGAGGACCTGGCGAACCGGCTCGGCGGGCGGTTCGACCCGCCCGGATTGCTCCGCGAGAAGGTGAACGACGGCTCTCTCGGCGTCACGACCGGCGAGGGGTTCTACGAGTGGGAGAACGGCGAACGCGTCGGCCCCGCCGACCCGAACCCCGTCGTGCGCGGCCGTCCCGATCCGGAGAGTGACGCGGGAACACCGCCCGAGCCGGGGGGACCGATGGGCTCGGACGACGGATGA
- a CDS encoding transcription initiation factor IIB, whose translation MERPTRTREQEGTQEQETEESQRTCPECDSTEITSDGSGELICEDCGLVIEDENIDRGPEWRAFNHSERQSKSRVGAPTTQTMHDKGLTTTIDWKDKDAYGRSISSKKRSQMHRLRKWQERIRTKDAGERNLQFALSEIDRMASALGVPRSVREVASVIYRRALNEDLIRGRSIEGVATSCLYAACRQEGIPRSLEEVSDVSRVEQKEIGRTYRYVAQELKLKMEPVDPKQYVPRFASELELSEEVQSKANEIIDVTAEQGLLSGKSPTGYAAAAIYAASLLCNEKKTQREVADVAQVTEVTIRNRYQEQIEAMGIH comes from the coding sequence ATGGAGCGGCCCACGCGCACGCGCGAGCAGGAGGGGACGCAGGAGCAGGAAACAGAGGAGTCCCAGCGTACCTGTCCGGAGTGTGATTCGACGGAGATCACCTCTGACGGGAGCGGGGAGCTCATTTGCGAGGACTGTGGCCTGGTCATCGAGGACGAGAACATCGACCGCGGGCCGGAGTGGCGCGCGTTCAACCACTCGGAACGGCAGAGCAAGTCCCGCGTCGGTGCACCGACGACGCAGACGATGCACGACAAAGGGCTGACGACGACGATCGACTGGAAGGACAAGGACGCCTACGGTCGGTCGATCTCCTCGAAGAAACGATCGCAGATGCACCGCCTGCGCAAGTGGCAGGAACGCATTCGAACCAAGGACGCGGGCGAGCGCAACCTCCAGTTCGCGCTCTCCGAGATCGACCGGATGGCCAGTGCGCTCGGCGTTCCGCGCTCTGTCCGCGAGGTCGCCTCGGTCATCTACCGACGGGCGCTCAACGAGGACCTCATTCGCGGACGTTCGATCGAGGGCGTCGCGACCTCGTGTCTCTACGCCGCCTGCCGCCAGGAAGGCATCCCGCGCTCGCTCGAGGAGGTCTCGGACGTCTCCCGCGTCGAGCAAAAGGAGATCGGCCGGACGTATCGATACGTCGCCCAGGAACTCAAGCTCAAGATGGAGCCGGTCGACCCCAAGCAGTACGTCCCCCGCTTCGCCAGCGAACTCGAACTCTCCGAGGAAGTCCAGTCCAAGGCCAACGAGATCATCGACGTCACCGCCGAGCAGGGGCTGCTGTCGGGCAAATCCCCGACCGGCTACGCCGCCGCGGCCATCTACGCCGCCTCGCTGCTCTGCAACGAGAAGAAGACCCAGCGCGAGGTCGCCGACGTCGCCCAGGTCACCGAAGTCACGATTCGGAACCGGTATCAGGAGCAGATCGAAGCGATGGGAATTCACTAG
- a CDS encoding protein kinase domain-containing protein: MTEDAAPGRDEPIASLLAVFDDPASGRRRLPGLVGKLDAEDESVRVGAAWAICHVAAHLPDTAAYLTRRLADRIDDEEPSLEAELAFDYVAARYPDAVAEELAAMETEAESRPRYWPVEGSLARANYHRPAVGERDVGRTRLAGEGNSSGPQRVYTHDGSSHDRLRRGTDGATDDAMDEDEADGGDNVSSDSPDAKSDSPDAGSASANDSDGQTVDDPGWQPADEIPSIVADSRFDQLTVLAKRRRGRYADVYRTLGVVDGEQLPVGLSLYHRPSQGVDAFAAAIDERLARWAGVDDHDNVVAVYDWGRDPRPWAATEYMGFSLADRDRLDCSEALFNARGLAAAVTHLHENGVVHGGIDPGNVVYSGNVIDEDEVQPPLLDDVGLLHVVRNYFDPTSRLDPRYAAPEYFDRGFGRIDHATDVYHLGALVYLLFTGDPPYDGEYGRIRDRVLSDPPPRPSDVADVPEGLDDVVTKAMARQKLQRYEAVTHMEQELRRIETEDEA, translated from the coding sequence ATGACCGAGGACGCCGCTCCCGGCCGCGACGAGCCAATCGCGTCGTTACTTGCGGTGTTCGACGACCCGGCTTCGGGCCGGCGTCGGCTCCCCGGGCTCGTCGGGAAACTCGACGCCGAGGACGAGTCGGTCCGGGTCGGCGCCGCGTGGGCCATCTGTCACGTCGCGGCTCACCTCCCGGACACGGCCGCCTACCTGACGCGTCGTCTCGCCGACCGAATCGACGACGAGGAGCCGTCTCTCGAGGCCGAACTGGCGTTCGACTACGTCGCGGCGCGGTACCCGGACGCCGTCGCCGAGGAACTTGCCGCGATGGAGACCGAAGCCGAGAGCCGACCGCGGTACTGGCCGGTCGAGGGGAGCCTGGCGAGGGCGAACTACCATCGGCCGGCCGTCGGCGAGCGAGACGTCGGGCGGACGCGGCTCGCGGGCGAGGGGAACTCGTCCGGGCCACAGCGCGTCTACACCCACGACGGGTCGTCCCACGACCGACTGCGACGGGGGACCGATGGTGCGACCGATGATGCGATGGACGAAGACGAGGCCGACGGCGGCGACAACGTGTCCAGCGATAGTCCAGACGCGAAGTCGGATAGTCCAGATGCGGGGTCGGCGTCTGCGAACGATAGCGACGGACAGACGGTCGACGACCCTGGCTGGCAGCCCGCGGACGAGATTCCGTCCATCGTCGCCGACAGCCGCTTCGACCAGCTAACGGTCCTCGCGAAACGTCGTCGGGGCCGGTACGCCGACGTCTACCGGACGCTGGGGGTCGTCGACGGCGAGCAGTTACCCGTCGGCCTGTCCCTCTATCACCGACCGTCGCAGGGAGTCGACGCGTTTGCGGCGGCCATCGACGAGCGACTCGCCCGGTGGGCCGGCGTCGACGACCACGACAACGTCGTCGCCGTCTACGACTGGGGCCGCGACCCGCGACCGTGGGCGGCCACGGAGTACATGGGTTTCAGTCTGGCCGACCGCGACCGACTGGACTGCTCCGAGGCGCTCTTCAACGCCCGCGGACTCGCGGCCGCCGTCACCCACCTCCACGAGAACGGCGTCGTCCACGGTGGCATCGACCCCGGGAACGTCGTCTACTCCGGCAACGTCATCGACGAGGACGAGGTCCAGCCGCCGCTGCTGGACGACGTCGGGCTGCTCCACGTCGTGCGAAACTACTTCGATCCGACCTCGCGGCTGGACCCGCGCTACGCCGCGCCGGAGTACTTCGACCGGGGCTTCGGGCGAATCGACCACGCCACCGACGTCTACCACCTCGGCGCACTGGTGTACCTGCTGTTCACCGGGGACCCGCCCTACGACGGTGAGTACGGACGAATCAGGGACCGCGTCCTGTCGGACCCACCGCCGCGGCCGAGCGACGTCGCCGACGTGCCCGAGGGACTCGACGACGTGGTGACGAAGGCCATGGCGCGCCAGAAACTGCAGCGCTACGAGGCGGTCACGCACATGGAACAGGAGTTACGCCGGATTGAGACGGAGGACGAGGCGTGA